AATATGTTCGCAGAAGCCGCCCAGTCAATACTACCCTTCGGCGCGGCTGATATTGATGCGGTATTGACAGGACGGCTTCTGCTACCACCAACGCGTCTCGATGCCGGAAACGACCACTCCGAACCGATCACACGTGGAAAACCGATCACTGGAACATCCATAACGAAGCGATACACGAACGATTTTTCTGTCAACTTTTTTTAGGACGAGACAAGGTGATTGGATTTGGTCAATAAAAAAACCCGGCTTGCGCCGGGTTTTTTATGAACAGTTTTTCTGAGAATCAGACAGCGGGGTCCGTTTTTTCGTCCGCAGCGGGTTCGTCGACGGCGGGGGCCGCATCTTCTGCCGGGGCTGCTTCCGCGACGGGCGCGTCTTCCACAACTGGAGCTGCTTCCGCGACGGGCGCCTCTTCCACAACCGGGGCTGCTTCCGCGACGGGCGCTTCTTCCACAACCGGGGCTGCTTCTGCGACGGGCGCCTCTTCCACAACCGGGGCTGCTTCGACGACGGGTGCTGCTTCGACGACGGGTGCGGCGGCGGCGGCTTCGGCTTCCTGATTCTTGAAAAGGTTCTGCAGGGCGGGGATATCACCGAGCGAGAAACCGCGTTCACCGGTGGAGGTCTTCATGTTGAACGACTCACCGCCGTGATCCTCGCGCGAATCCTGCCCTTCCTCGCGCACGATGGCGCAGATGAAAGACTTTTTGTCGATGTCCATCTCGAGCACTTTTACCTGCACGCTGTCGCCGGCCTTGATGGCGCTGGTTTCGGCGGGCTTGGGGGCGCGGGGACCGCGGCGCTGCGCGCCCATCTTGCCGCGCGGCACAAAGCAGTCGATTTCGTACTCGAGCGCAACGATGGCGCCGGCGTCCATCACACGTTTCACCGTGCCCGTTGCTTCGGCACCGACGTGATAGATGTTGGCGAGACGCGGCCACGGATCGGGCTGTGTGGCCTTGACGCTCAGGGAGATGCGTTTGTCGCTCGCGCGCACTTCCAGCACCTGCACGTCGAGATGCTGGCCGACACGCACAACCTCGGAGGGGTGCTGGAGGCGGCGCGTCCACGACAGGTCGGAGATGTGCACCATGCCGACAATGCCGGGCTCGAGCTGCACGTACACGCCGAAGTCGGTGATGTTGCGCACCTGGCCCTTGTGCACGGTACCGGTGGTGTACTTGTCCGCCGCGGCCGTCCAGGGCGACTCGGTGAATTCCTTCATGCTGAGGGCGATGCGTTCCTTGTGCGGTTCCACATCCACCACGCGCACCTTCACTTTCTCGTGCAGCTTCACGACATCGGCCGGATTCGCGACACGCACCTTGCTCAGGCGCGAGATGTGCACGAGGCCGTCCACGCCGCCGAGATCCACGAACACGCCGTAATTGGTGATCGAGGTCACTTCGCCTTCGAGGATGTCGCCCTTCTTGACGACGAGGAATTTCTCGAGCTTCAGGGCCTTGCGGCGGCTGCACACGTATTTGCGCTTTTCGAAGTCCGAAAGTTCGACGATGAGCGCCGGCACATCCTGCCCCACAAAGGGCAGCATGTCGGTCTGCTCGGCGCGGCCTTCGAGCATGAACTGCGAGCGCGGAACAAATCCCTCGAGTTCCTTGAAGCTCACGATCATGCCGCCGGGGATGGCGCGCAGGCAGCGCACCTGCAGCACGGTCTGCTCCTTGTTGGCGGCCGTGAGTTCATCCCACACAACCTGCGCTTCCTCGTCCGACAGGCGCGGGCGGCGCTTCGGCTTTTTCTTCGGCGCGCCCGTCTCATCCGTCTCCTCGCCTTCTTCCAGTCCTTCCACGTCAGCGGCAGTCTCGACAGCGGTCTCGCCCGATGCCTCTGCGGCGGGGGCGATTTCGGCTGCGGGAGCGGCATCCGCTGCAGGCGCGGCTTCGACGACGGCTGTTTCCTCCGCAGCGGGGGTCACCTCTGCGACGGGTTCAACAGCCGCGGGAGCGGCCTCGGGTTCAGCAGCAACTTCGGCCTGGGTTTCCGCGGCGGGCGCGTCGGAGACGGGCGCTTCGGCGGCAGGCGTGTCGCTCTGTGCGGGCATGTCGGTGGACTCGGGAATCGGTAATTCCTGGTCGCGGTTTTCGGGGGTTGTCGGGTCGATACTCATGGGTGTTCCGAAAAATAGTGGTTGGTTGCGCACAGCGCGCTGTTCTCGCATTTGACACCATTCGTGGGAGGATGGACGCTTCCACGAAGACATGCGTGATTGTCCTTCTCACGGTGTACAGAAACCTAATCTACCCAGAAAATCTGAACGGCGCAAGGTGATTTGTGAGCGCCGGACCATCCGGGAAGGCGTGAACGGGGTAAGGGGAAGGGGGAAACGGAGCGGCGCAAAGTCTCTTCGACGCTCCGTCACTCCGTTCCCCCGCCGCCCCGATGTCCCGACTACCGCAGCGCTTCCTCGAGGGCGGTGGCGGCATCGGTTTTTTCGTCCCGATATTTGATGATCACGGGTGTGTAGATATGGATCGCATGTGTCTCGGCGAACCGTCCGCGCGCGGGACGCGATCCCTGCACCACGACGGCGTTCTCGGGGATCTCGAGCGGATGTTCGGCGGTCTTGCGATACACGACCTCGCGCACGAGATCGTACACGGGGGTGGATCCGGTGAGTATGACACCCGTGCCGATGACCACGCCGCGGCGCACGATCGTGCCCTCGTAAATGCCGCTGTTGCCGCCCACCATCACGTCGTCTTCCACCACGACAGGCACGGCGTTGGCGGGTTCCAGCACACCGCCTATCTGCACGGCGGCGCTGAGGTGCACACGTTTGCCGATCTGCGCGCAGGAGCCGACCAGCGCGTGGCTGTCCACCAGCGTGCCCTCGTCCACAAAGGCGCCGATGTTGATGTACGACGGCGGCATGACAATGACACCCGGCGCGATATAGCTCGCATCGCGGATGCTGCTCCCGCCGGGCACGATGCGCCGTCCGCTGGCGGCGTCGAAGGTCTGCACCGGAATGGTGTTTTTATCGGTGAAGGCGAATACCGGATCGGATACTCCGGTATTTTCGAGAATACCGGCCCTGAAGGCCCAGAGGATCACCTGTTTTACCTCGGTGTTCACCGACCAGACGCCGTCGCGTTTTTCCGCGGCGCGGAGTCTTCCCGCGCGGAGTTGTTCCCAGACGGGCGCGAGGAGAGCGCGATCCGCGTCGGTCGCGGCGCCGGGATCGATGGCGAGAATGCGGGCGATGTGGCTGTGCATGTCCATGGCGGCCTCCGGAATGTATGTGCTGGGTGAATCCAATAGTACTGAAGTGTCCGCTATTGGACAAGGAGCGGCGCACGGCCGCGGCGGGGACGAATCCGCGCGGCCCACACAGCGCGCGTGTGGTGAACTTGGGGAAGGCCGCGTGCGTTGTACCTGCATAGGTCGTTTTGTATGTTGTTTCCTTCATTATCCGGTGTCTCATGCGAACAGTCGTCTCAATTCTATCCGCCATAACGCTGTCACTCTTGTGTATTTCCGCGCCCGCGCGCGCGCAGGCCGACGAGTGGGAGGAGGCCCCGCAGTTCGAAGCCGAGGTGAACGGCAAGCCCGACATCGGCGTACGCGCGTTCCAGCCCTCCGGCTCCAAACCCTGGCTGCTTCTGGTGCGGGACAAAGGACGCAGCGCTCTTTTTCTCGATCTCTCCGCCAAGAAGGTGACCGTCGTGGCCGCGGCCGACGTGAGCGCCAGCGGCGACTACACGGTGAGCACGAAGGGCATGCCCGCGGGCAAATCCGCCGGATCGTACACCGTAAAATCCGGCGCGAGCAGCTTCACGTTTGAAGGGAAGAAGTACGCCGTGCGTATGCGCGAGACGCTTGTCGGCGAAGTGGGGCTGGGTGTGCTGCTGGCGCACAGCCCGATCTACGCCGCCTTGCGCGACGCCTACACCCCGCGCAAGGCCGCCGTCGAGGCGCTGTCGCGGCACACGAAGCCGGTGGACTTTGTGGTGATGCTCGCTACATGGTGCCCGACCTGCAAACGTGTGGTGCCGCGCTTCCTGAAAGTGATGCAGGACGCGAAGAATCCGCGCTTCACGATGCGTTTTGTGGGCATCGCGATGGGCGGCAGCGAGCCGCGCGCCGAGCTTGAAAAATACGGGCACGATTATCCGGCCATCATCGTGTATCAGGACGGCAAGGAGAAGGGCCGCATCGTGGGCGAACCCGTCTCGACGATGGAACAGTCCATACTCAATCTTGTAAAGAAATGACCGCACCTCTCTCATCAAATCCCGTTCTTCGTGTCACCGCGCGGGTGCTGCAGATCGCGGTCGGCGCGGTGATACTTCTGGCCGCCGTGCTGAAGGCCTTCGATCCGCCTGCGTTTGCGGAGCAGATCCGCGGCTACGACATTTTCCCTGCTCTCGCGGGGATAGCGGCCTGGTGTTTTATCATCGGCGAGGTGCTGCTTGCGGGCGCCCTATTTGTGAACCTGTTCCCGCGCCTGACGGGCGTGCTGACCATGATCCTCATGGCCTTCTTCATCGGTATCACCGCGTATGGCATCATGATCGGACTTGGAGGCAACTGCGGCTGTTTCGGCAGTCTTGTGCACAGGAGTCCCGAACAGGTGATACTCGAGGACGCGCTCATGCTGTTCGCGGTGCTGTTCTCGACTCTTGTGCTGGCGTCGCCGAAACAGAAAACGGCGCTGTGGAAGGTGATCGTCGTGCTGACACTCGGAGCCGCCTCGGCGGCGACCGCGGCGTTTGCCTACGCGCTTCCGGTGGACGAGTACGCGACGAGTCTGCGGCCCGGCGTGCGGCTCGATTCCTGGCCGGTGGAAGGCCTCAATCGCGATCTCACACGCGGCACACACATCATCTTCCTCTTCTCGTCCAAGGCCCGCGACGTGCAGGCCGACATCACGATGATGAACGCCGTGGCGCAGAGCGACGGCGTGCCGTCGGCCATCGGTCTCATGACCGAGGGCACCGCGGCGGTCACCGAAGTGATGTTCCAGTACGGCACCGCCTTTCCCGTGGGGGCGATCGAACCGCGCTTTGCGCGCTCGCTCTACCGCACGCTGCCTCGCGCCTTTGTGCTGCATGAGGGCACGGTCACCGACGTCTGGCCGCGCATCCCCGCGCCGGGCGACGCGCGCCGCGCCATCACGCGCGCCCTGCAGGGACGCTGAGCCATGGTCAAGATCTACACGAAGACGGGCGACGACGGAAACACATCGCTGTTCGGCGGAGAGCGCGTGCGGAAGGACGCCGCGCGCATCGAGGCCTACGGCACGGTGGACGAACTCAACAGCGTCGCGGGATTTGCCGCCGCGGCCTGCACACATGCCGATATCTCCGTCATGCTGCGCGATGTGCAGAACGCGCTCTTTGTGCTCGGCGCCGATCTTGCCACACCGCTCGCGGAAGACAAGGTGCAGGTGCCGCGTATCGGCGAGCAGCAGGTGCAGGCGCTCGAGCGGGCCATCGACACGATGGAGGAGAAACTCGAACCGATTCGTTTCTTCATTCTGCCGGGAGGCAGCGAACTCGGCGCGCGTATTCATCTGTGCCGCGCAGTCTGCCGCCGCGCTGAACGCGCAACGGTCGAGCTGGCCGCACACGAAACACTCAACGAGCACGACGTTCGGTATCTCAACCGGCTGTCGGACTTCTTCTTCGTGCTGGCCCGTTACGCGAACCTCGCCGACGGCGCGCCGGAAATCCGCTGGGAGCAATAAGGGAAAGGGGCACAGGCATGTTTGTCGCCATCGCGGGCAATATCGGATCCGGTAAATCCTCCCTGACGCAGTTGCTGCACGAACGATTCGGCTGGCAGCCCTATTTCGAGTCGGTGGACGACAATCCCTACCTCGAGGACTTCTACGGCGACATGCGGCGCTGGTCCTTTCACCTGCAGGTGTATTTCCTGAGCCAGCGTTTTGTCACACACAAGCAGATCACCGAGAGCCGGCTCGACGTGGTGCAGGACCGCTCGATTTACGAGGACGCGGAAATCTTCGCGCACAACCTGCACGAAATCGGCCGCATGGACGACCGCGACTACACCAATTACCGCGCGCTGTTCGACGCGATGAGCGCGTATCTGCAGCCGCCCGACCTGCTCATCTACCTGCGCGCGTCGGTCGACACGCTGCTCGCGCAGATCCGCCGACGCGGGCGGTCGTTCGAGCAGGGCATCGAGCGGCGCTACCTCGAGCAGCTCAACACGCTGTACGAATCCTGGATCGCCCACTACCACGGCGGCCCGCTGCTTGTCATCGACACCGACGAGAAGGACTTCGTGCACGACATGCAGCATCAGGAGGAACTTCTCTACGCCATCCGCCATGCGGCGGCGCGGCATGGCCGCTGACAGATCCGCGCGGCGTGCAGCGCTGGCGCTGTGTGCGGCGATGCTGCTCTGCACCGCGCCGATGCACGCGCAGCAAGGCGCCCTGCGCGGTACCGTGACCGACGCGGAGGGGCGGCCGCTCATCGGCGCAAACGTCGCGCTGCCGGGCACGATGCTCGGTGCGACCTCCAACGCCGAGGGCCGCTACTTCATCCGCCGCATCACTGCGGGCGTGCATTCCGTGTCGGCGACGATGCTCGGGTATGAACGCGCGACGGCGAGTATCGTCATCGCGGCCGGCGACACGGCGGTGCTCGACCTGCGCCTTCGCGAGACACCCATCGTCACCGACGAGGTGGTGGTGACGGCCGGACGACGCGCGCAAAGCTTTGAAGAGATTCCGGTCAGTATATCTCTTTTTTCCTCGCGCGATATCGAAGGCCGTGGATACACGTCGTTGGACCAGGCGATGCGCGCGATCCCGGGTGTGAACATGACCGAATCGCAGGTGAATGTGCGCGGCTCGAGCGGGTACAGCCGCGCGCTGGGAACACGCGTGCTGCTGCTGATCGACGGCGCGCCGATGCTGGCCGGCGACGCGAACGAGATCAAGTGGGACGCCGTGCCGATGTCGATGGTGGAGCGCATCGAGGTTGTGAAGGGCGCCGGATCGGCCCTGTACGGTTCGAGCGCGCTGGGCGGGGTCATCAACATCATCACGAAGGCGCCCGACAGGCCCGTGTACCGCGCGCGCCTCATGAGCGGCTTTTACGGTGATCCGCACGACGCGGAATGGAAGTGGTGGGGCGCGGGTCCGCGCTACTACAACAATCTCGACGTCGAGCACGGAAGCGCTCTCGACGGCTTCTCGTATCTGGTCGCGGGAGGCGTGCGCCACAATCAGGGCTATCGCAAGCACGACGATTTTCTGAAGTGGAATCTGAACGGGAAGGCGCAGTACCGTCTCGATCCCGAACACACGCTGAGTCTCTCCGCGCATTACGCATCCGACGACCGCGCGAACTGGATATACTGGAAGAATCTCGAGAACGCGCTGGTGCCGCCCGACGGCACGGATCTCGGCGAACGCATCCATTCCACCAAACTACACGCCTCGGCGTTGTACCGCGCGACGAGCAGCGCCGACTTCGCGTGGCTGGCGCGCGCCTCGCTGTTCCGCACCGCCTACGACGCGTCCAGCGACACGGCCGACTACGTCACACATCCCAACGACAAGACGCAGTCCGACGCCCTTGTCGCCTCGTTCGAGTGGCAGGGCACATTAAACGCGGGGCGCGGGCATACGGTGACCGGCGGGATCGACGGCAACGTCACTACTGTGCGGTCCACCACCTATGGCGACCGCGGCGGCGCGGGTGCTGCCCTGTATCTGCAGGACGAGTGGCGGCCTGATCCGCGGTGGACCATTTCCGCCGGCGCACGTGTCGATCTCACGTCCGTCGACACGGCCGACATCGACGGTCAGGCGAATCCGCGCCTGGGACTCGCGTACACACCGGTACACGGCACAATACTGCGCGCCTCATTCGGCCGCGGCTTCCGCGCGCCCTCCATCGCCGAGCGTTTTGCGAGCGCGAGCGGCGGCGGACTGCGGACCAAGCCCAATCCGTCGTTACTCTCCGAGCGCAGCACGTCGTACGAGGTGGGTGTGAAGCAGGAACTGCCGCTGCCGGCCTCGATCGACATCGCCCTGTTCTGGAACGAGTACAACAACCTTGTCGAACCCGCGCTCGATCCCGCCGACGGCATGATCGTGTTCCGCAACATCACGCGCGCGCGTATACAGGGATTCGAGATCGGCACGCAGGCGGCGTTTTTCGACGGCGCGCTGCGCGGCGCGATTTCGTACACGTACATGTATCCCCGTGATATCGGACGCGACGGCATATTAAAATACCGTCCCAGGCATCTATTCAATGCTTCGGGTGAAGTACGACTTTTCGAGGACGGCTTTGTTGCGGCGGACTTCCGTCACGTCGGCAGAATCGAGGAGATCGACCGCGAACTCGGCGTGCTCATCGCCAATGCCGACGTGCGTGTGGCGGCCTACGTGACGGATGTGCGCGCGGGCTGGTCGTTCACGCGCGGCGGTATTCCCCTCACCGCCACCCTGCTCGTCAACAACCTGTTCCAGTACAACTACGCCGAAATTGTCGGCAACATCGCACCCATCAGGAATTACGCGCTCGTCCTGGCGCTGGAGTTATAACGGACCGACGTTACACGTAACACGTATCCACGTTACACGTTGCATGTAGAATGTAGCAAAGTGGAAAGTAGCAAAGTGGAAAGTCGAACCGAGCGGTTCTTTTACTTCCGACCTTGCTACTTTGCTACCTTCTACGTTGAAAGTGAAAAGTAGCAAAGTGGAAAGTAGACCCGAGCGATTTTTCCACCTTGCTACTTTGCTACCTTTTACGTTGAAAGTGGAAAGTAGCAAAGTGGAAAGTCGAACCGAGCGATTTTTCCTCCTTGCTACTTTGCTACCTTCAACGTTGAAACGTGTCACGTGGATACGTGTCACGTTTCACGTATTTACTTATTGAGGAGCGAGTCGATTTCGTGCTTCTGATACGCGGCGCTCTCGCGGAGGGTTGGCGACGCGGCCGCCTCGTCGAAGGCGGCGCGGGCGCCCGGGAGGTCGCCCTTCGCGCGGCGGGCGAGTCCCACCTCGTAGGCGACGGCGGGAGCGGATGCGGGCGAGAGGCGCAGCGCGGCGGCGGCCTCCTCGATGGCCTCGTCGTGCCGATCGAGACGCAGCAGCGCGCGCGCGGCGACCAGGTGCGGCTGATACATGCCCTCGTCGTTTTTCATCGCCGCGCGGGCCGTGGCGAGGGCCTCGTCGAATTTCGAGGAATCGAGCAGCGCCTGCGCGAGTCCCGTCTGCGCCGAGGCCAGGCCCTTGCGCGCATGCGCGAGTTTGGGGTGCAGGGCCAGCGCGCGCTCGAAGGCGCTCACCGCCTCGCCATAACGCCGCAAGGCCGCGCAGGAATTGCCGAGGCCGTGATGCGCCGCGGCAAAGTCCGCGTTGAGCTTCAACGCCTCCGAAAAACAGACGGCCGCGCGCTGCTCGTCACCGGCGCGTCGCAGAGCCAGACCCTTCTGGTAATAATAAAACTCGTGTTTCTCGAGCGCGAGCGCCGCATCGTACTTGGCGATCGCCTCGGCAGTACGGCCCATCGTCAGCTTGCGGTTGCCCTCGAGATACAGCTTGCGCGCCTCGGCATTATCCTGTCCCGCGGCCCGGACAGAGAGTAACAGGAGCAGCAACAACAGGGTCGATCGCATGGTTCGCCTCTCGAATCGGTACAAAGGGAAAATGCCGATGCGAACATCGGCATTTCTGGTGCGGAAGGCGGGACTTGAACCCGCATGCCCTTTCGAGCGCCACCCCCTCAAGATGGTGTGTCTGCCAATTTCACCACTTCCGCGGGACCTGCTGTGAGGCTGGATGGGCTCGAACCATCGACCCTCTGCTTAAAAGGCAGATGCTCTACCTCTGAGCTACAGCCCCATCCGCCACAGCGGAATACAAATGTACGAAACGGGAAATGCTTTTGCAAATTCGCAGAGGCGGGCAGGGGACGGAGATCCGGGAGCCGCATGCCGGACGAGGAAGATTTTTCAGCAGGACGGTTCACGATTCCTTTTCTCGCGCCATATTGCACGGAGATATTTCTTCAGCATGTGAATTCAGGATCCATGATTCGACTCCTCCTCTTCGACCTCGACGGCACACTCGCCGACACACGCAACGACATCGCCGCGGCCGTGAACCGCACACTCGCGCGGGCGGACCTTCCCGCGCTGCACAACGACATCGTGCTGCCGTTTGTCGGACGGGGTGTCACACATCTGCTGCGGGACTGTTTTTCGGCGGCGGGCGGTGACGCGCTGGCGGGTGAGGCCGCGGTGCCCATTTTCCGCGAGGAATACGACACCGGACTCGTCCGCGAGACCGTGTTGTATCCCGACGTCCGCGATACACTCGAGAAATTATCGCGCTACGACATGGCAGTCGTGTCGAACAAACCCGTATCGATGAGCAGGCGCCTGCTCGCGGAACTCGGTGTCGCGCAGTTTTTCCCTCTTATCCTTGGCGGCGATTCGCTCCCGGAAATGAAACCCTCGGCGCTGCCCCTTCAACACGCCATGCGCGAGATGGGCGCGGAGCCCGGAGAGACGGTGATGATCGGCGACTCCGTCTACGACCTTGAAGCGGCGAGAGCCGCGAACACCATGGCGATCGCGGCTCTCTACGGCTTTCAGGACGAAGCGGCGCTGCGCGCGCTGCGTCCGGATTACGCGGTGCGGGGTTTCGGCGAACTCGCCTCGCTTCTCAGTTGAAGTAGTAGAACAGGCCTATCTGCGGCATCGGATACACGCTGCCGTCGCTGAAATAGGTGATGGCGCCGTTGGCGCAGAAGATGAGCTTCTTCGAGACTTCCCATTCGTAGGCGAGGCCGATGCCCGCGCGCCATTCCCCGTCGAGCTTCTCCGTGCCGTTGTCCTTCCAGGAATACAAGCCGGTGCCGAGATAGCCATAAAAACGCGAGCGGCCCACGTTGTCGAAATCGAACTGACCCTCGAGTCCGAACGAATAGGTCGAGACCTTGCCCGACTTGAAGCCGCCCCCCGTCAGTTGCACGGCAAAACGGCCCTGCGGGTGAAAGCGGGCCGAGAGCCCCATGCCGGAAAGAAA
The Ignavibacteriota bacterium DNA segment above includes these coding regions:
- a CDS encoding S1 RNA-binding domain-containing protein, with translation MSIDPTTPENRDQELPIPESTDMPAQSDTPAAEAPVSDAPAAETQAEVAAEPEAAPAAVEPVAEVTPAAEETAVVEAAPAADAAPAAEIAPAAEASGETAVETAADVEGLEEGEETDETGAPKKKPKRRPRLSDEEAQVVWDELTAANKEQTVLQVRCLRAIPGGMIVSFKELEGFVPRSQFMLEGRAEQTDMLPFVGQDVPALIVELSDFEKRKYVCSRRKALKLEKFLVVKKGDILEGEVTSITNYGVFVDLGGVDGLVHISRLSKVRVANPADVVKLHEKVKVRVVDVEPHKERIALSMKEFTESPWTAAADKYTTGTVHKGQVRNITDFGVYVQLEPGIVGMVHISDLSWTRRLQHPSEVVRVGQHLDVQVLEVRASDKRISLSVKATQPDPWPRLANIYHVGAEATGTVKRVMDAGAIVALEYEIDCFVPRGKMGAQRRGPRAPKPAETSAIKAGDSVQVKVLEMDIDKKSFICAIVREEGQDSREDHGGESFNMKTSTGERGFSLGDIPALQNLFKNQEAEAAAAAPVVEAAPVVEAAPVVEEAPVAEAAPVVEEAPVAEAAPVVEEAPVAEAAPVVEDAPVAEAAPAEDAAPAVDEPAADEKTDPAV
- a CDS encoding 2,3,4,5-tetrahydropyridine-2,6-dicarboxylate N-succinyltransferase, whose product is MDMHSHIARILAIDPGAATDADRALLAPVWEQLRAGRLRAAEKRDGVWSVNTEVKQVILWAFRAGILENTGVSDPVFAFTDKNTIPVQTFDAASGRRIVPGGSSIRDASYIAPGVIVMPPSYINIGAFVDEGTLVDSHALVGSCAQIGKRVHLSAAVQIGGVLEPANAVPVVVEDDVMVGGNSGIYEGTIVRRGVVIGTGVILTGSTPVYDLVREVVYRKTAEHPLEIPENAVVVQGSRPARGRFAETHAIHIYTPVIIKYRDEKTDAATALEEALR
- a CDS encoding thioredoxin family protein; this translates as MRTVVSILSAITLSLLCISAPARAQADEWEEAPQFEAEVNGKPDIGVRAFQPSGSKPWLLLVRDKGRSALFLDLSAKKVTVVAAADVSASGDYTVSTKGMPAGKSAGSYTVKSGASSFTFEGKKYAVRMRETLVGEVGLGVLLAHSPIYAALRDAYTPRKAAVEALSRHTKPVDFVVMLATWCPTCKRVVPRFLKVMQDAKNPRFTMRFVGIAMGGSEPRAELEKYGHDYPAIIVYQDGKEKGRIVGEPVSTMEQSILNLVKK
- a CDS encoding cob(I)yrinic acid a,c-diamide adenosyltransferase; amino-acid sequence: MVKIYTKTGDDGNTSLFGGERVRKDAARIEAYGTVDELNSVAGFAAAACTHADISVMLRDVQNALFVLGADLATPLAEDKVQVPRIGEQQVQALERAIDTMEEKLEPIRFFILPGGSELGARIHLCRAVCRRAERATVELAAHETLNEHDVRYLNRLSDFFFVLARYANLADGAPEIRWEQ
- a CDS encoding deoxynucleoside kinase, encoding MFVAIAGNIGSGKSSLTQLLHERFGWQPYFESVDDNPYLEDFYGDMRRWSFHLQVYFLSQRFVTHKQITESRLDVVQDRSIYEDAEIFAHNLHEIGRMDDRDYTNYRALFDAMSAYLQPPDLLIYLRASVDTLLAQIRRRGRSFEQGIERRYLEQLNTLYESWIAHYHGGPLLVIDTDEKDFVHDMQHQEELLYAIRHAAARHGR
- a CDS encoding TonB-dependent receptor, which gives rise to MAADRSARRAALALCAAMLLCTAPMHAQQGALRGTVTDAEGRPLIGANVALPGTMLGATSNAEGRYFIRRITAGVHSVSATMLGYERATASIVIAAGDTAVLDLRLRETPIVTDEVVVTAGRRAQSFEEIPVSISLFSSRDIEGRGYTSLDQAMRAIPGVNMTESQVNVRGSSGYSRALGTRVLLLIDGAPMLAGDANEIKWDAVPMSMVERIEVVKGAGSALYGSSALGGVINIITKAPDRPVYRARLMSGFYGDPHDAEWKWWGAGPRYYNNLDVEHGSALDGFSYLVAGGVRHNQGYRKHDDFLKWNLNGKAQYRLDPEHTLSLSAHYASDDRANWIYWKNLENALVPPDGTDLGERIHSTKLHASALYRATSSADFAWLARASLFRTAYDASSDTADYVTHPNDKTQSDALVASFEWQGTLNAGRGHTVTGGIDGNVTTVRSTTYGDRGGAGAALYLQDEWRPDPRWTISAGARVDLTSVDTADIDGQANPRLGLAYTPVHGTILRASFGRGFRAPSIAERFASASGGGLRTKPNPSLLSERSTSYEVGVKQELPLPASIDIALFWNEYNNLVEPALDPADGMIVFRNITRARIQGFEIGTQAAFFDGALRGAISYTYMYPRDIGRDGILKYRPRHLFNASGEVRLFEDGFVAADFRHVGRIEEIDRELGVLIANADVRVAAYVTDVRAGWSFTRGGIPLTATLLVNNLFQYNYAEIVGNIAPIRNYALVLALEL
- a CDS encoding tetratricopeptide repeat protein is translated as MRSTLLLLLLLLSVRAAGQDNAEARKLYLEGNRKLTMGRTAEAIAKYDAALALEKHEFYYYQKGLALRRAGDEQRAAVCFSEALKLNADFAAAHHGLGNSCAALRRYGEAVSAFERALALHPKLAHARKGLASAQTGLAQALLDSSKFDEALATARAAMKNDEGMYQPHLVAARALLRLDRHDEAIEEAAAALRLSPASAPAVAYEVGLARRAKGDLPGARAAFDEAAASPTLRESAAYQKHEIDSLLNK
- a CDS encoding HAD-IA family hydrolase, which encodes MIRLLLFDLDGTLADTRNDIAAAVNRTLARADLPALHNDIVLPFVGRGVTHLLRDCFSAAGGDALAGEAAVPIFREEYDTGLVRETVLYPDVRDTLEKLSRYDMAVVSNKPVSMSRRLLAELGVAQFFPLILGGDSLPEMKPSALPLQHAMREMGAEPGETVMIGDSVYDLEAARAANTMAIAALYGFQDEAALRALRPDYAVRGFGELASLLS